ACGAAGATTCAGGAAGTGACCCCTTTGAAGGGCATGAGTCCCGGTGTGGCCCTGATGGTCAAGGAGAAGGACGGCGATAATGTTTTGGTGCATCTGGGGCCGCGCTGGTTCATCGATCCCCAGACCATGGGCATTCGAGTTGGCGACAAGGTCAAGGTGACGGGCTGCTGGGCCGACATCAACGATCAGGAAGTCTTCATCGCCTCCAAGGTCAAAAAAGGGGACCACTTTGAATTCAAGGTGCGGCTCACGAAGGACGGCACGCCGTTTTGGACCATGAGCCCGGAAGAATTGGCCAAGAAGCGAGCGGGCGACTGATGTCATGAAGACCTTTCTACTCGTCTTTCTCACCGTCTACAGCACCATGCATGCGGTGTTTCTTTACCGCGTGCATGGCCTTTTTGAGGGCCGCCAAGGCTGGTGGGCGGCCTTTCTGGTTTTTTGCGCTTTCATGGTGCTTGCCCCCATCCTGTGCCGCGTCCTGGAGCGGACGGGGTGGGAAGTTCCTGCGCGCCTTGTGGCCTATGTGGGCTATCCCTGGATGGGCTTTCTGTTCCTGGCTTTTTGGCTCTCACTTCTTGTGGGCGCCGTCAATGGTCTTTTGTGGCTACTTCACCGCTTTTCGGGACTGGGAACGGCCGGGCTTTCAGGCAAACCAACGGCTCTGGGCGTGATTCTGGTCGCAGCCGTGGTCAGCTTGTACGCCGCGTGGGAAGCCCATGACGTGCGCATCGAACGCGTGCGGCTGCACACGGACAAGCTTCCACCCCATGTGCCTCGGCTGGTGGTGGCGCAGATTTCCGACGTGCACTTGGGCCTCAACGGTCGTCAGGCCCTCTCGGAACGGATTGTTCGAACGTTGCGTCACATTGCGCCGGATCTCGTGGTGTCCACAGGGGATTTGGTGGATGGCCGAACCCATGCCCTGGAACCACTGCTTCCCTTGTGGCAAGACCTTCAGCCGCCCCTGGGAAAAGTGGCCATCGTGGGAAACCATGAATACTACGTGGGCTTGCAAGATGCCATGGACTGGACACGGCGTGCCGGCTTTGTGCTGCTCAGGGACGAGGCCACCACTCTGGCGGGCCTCGTCAATGTGGTGGGCGTGGACGACTCTTGGAAAGACCGCCCCGAAACCGAATCCCGCCTCCTTCAATCCGCCGCCAACGGCCTTTTGACCCTCTACCTCAAGCACAGGCCTCAAATCTGCCCAGAGACCCTCGGCCTCTTTGACCTACAATTGTCCGGGCACACGCATCGGGGCCAAATTTTTCCGTTCACTCTGTTCGTGGCCCTGATGTATCCTTTCTTCAACGGGACTTACGAACTGGAAAAGGGATCCGCGCTGCACACCAGTCGAGGCACGGGGACCTGGGGTCCTCCCATGCGGTTACTGGCGCCACCGGAAATCACCGTGCTGGAGTTCGTTCGAAGGGAATGATGGGGGCTGCAAGGCCCT
The Desulfosoma caldarium genome window above contains:
- a CDS encoding metallophosphoesterase; this encodes MKTFLLVFLTVYSTMHAVFLYRVHGLFEGRQGWWAAFLVFCAFMVLAPILCRVLERTGWEVPARLVAYVGYPWMGFLFLAFWLSLLVGAVNGLLWLLHRFSGLGTAGLSGKPTALGVILVAAVVSLYAAWEAHDVRIERVRLHTDKLPPHVPRLVVAQISDVHLGLNGRQALSERIVRTLRHIAPDLVVSTGDLVDGRTHALEPLLPLWQDLQPPLGKVAIVGNHEYYVGLQDAMDWTRRAGFVLLRDEATTLAGLVNVVGVDDSWKDRPETESRLLQSAANGLLTLYLKHRPQICPETLGLFDLQLSGHTHRGQIFPFTLFVALMYPFFNGTYELEKGSALHTSRGTGTWGPPMRLLAPPEITVLEFVRRE